A genome region from Psychrobacter jeotgali includes the following:
- a CDS encoding NAD-dependent epimerase/dehydratase family protein — protein sequence MQRKAIVIGATGLVGQRLIKQLSELYDTLIVIARRPPRYINSYMRFYQLSDFDNLAEVFASVNANNNTDAFSCLGTTKKQAGSDEAFRKVDHDYNVKFAKLCHKNGVENFYLLSAANADQDSRFLYNRVKAETEQSIMALNFPQLFIFRPSLLLGKHKGRPLESISQKAFKMISPLVSEALPLHPISAKRVAIAMAVTAQDSYERRKYRPELLTNTGTTTIIENKQMLAMTRVKH from the coding sequence ATGCAGCGAAAAGCAATTGTAATCGGCGCCACAGGATTGGTTGGGCAACGCCTCATTAAGCAGTTAAGCGAGCTTTATGACACTTTGATTGTGATTGCTCGGCGACCGCCACGTTATATCAATTCCTATATGCGTTTTTATCAGCTTAGTGATTTTGATAATTTAGCTGAAGTATTTGCTAGTGTGAATGCCAATAATAATACCGATGCTTTTAGCTGTCTCGGCACTACCAAAAAGCAGGCAGGAAGCGATGAAGCATTTCGAAAAGTCGATCATGATTATAATGTAAAATTTGCAAAGCTTTGTCATAAAAACGGCGTTGAAAACTTCTATTTACTATCGGCTGCCAACGCTGATCAAGACAGTCGGTTCTTATATAACCGCGTAAAAGCTGAAACGGAACAGTCTATTATGGCGTTAAATTTCCCACAGTTATTTATCTTTCGTCCTTCTTTGCTTTTAGGTAAACATAAAGGTCGACCACTTGAAAGTATCAGCCAAAAAGCCTTTAAAATGATCTCACCGCTAGTCTCAGAAGCGTTACCATTACATCCTATCTCCGCTAAAAGAGTAGCCATAGCTATGGCAGTGACGGCACAAGACAGTTATGAGCGCCGTAAATATCGTCCAGAGTTATTAACCAATACGGGCACCACAACTATAATCGAGAATAAGCAGATGCTTGCGATGACGCGGGTAAAACATTAA
- a CDS encoding histidine phosphatase family protein translates to MNKPFNASKATTSSDKSAPHSSVSSAPAHLPDSMISSVDLLPIDKRLILFTRHSLRERSDGQGFASYQLPLTPKGRVLARSWGRWLAGNLPYSMDVDSISSPIGRCIDTAQLMQEGAGLQRSITHESLLVEPGSLVTEPELANQVFKEIGVLNFINRFLQGNLAGTKNVYQGGLDILSLFYQNQPQQGHLMLAVSHDTLLSAFLGVMLDREEINWDDWPKMMEGSFLWFDDKPFRETNAYFVWRGKVYTRSIKTLIDRYESSSDQGSKLILPPEVKWT, encoded by the coding sequence ATGAATAAACCCTTTAATGCTTCAAAAGCTACTACCAGCTCTGACAAATCAGCACCCCATTCAAGTGTATCATCTGCGCCTGCGCATCTGCCAGATAGTATGATCTCTTCAGTTGATTTACTACCTATAGATAAGCGCCTGATTTTGTTCACCAGACACTCTCTACGGGAGCGTTCGGACGGTCAGGGCTTTGCTAGTTATCAGTTACCATTAACACCCAAAGGCCGTGTATTAGCGAGGTCTTGGGGCCGTTGGCTGGCGGGTAATTTACCGTACTCAATGGATGTCGATAGCATATCAAGCCCTATAGGTCGCTGTATTGACACCGCACAGCTGATGCAAGAAGGGGCTGGCCTACAGCGTAGTATTACTCATGAGTCGTTATTGGTAGAGCCTGGCAGCTTGGTGACTGAGCCTGAGCTTGCCAATCAAGTATTTAAAGAGATTGGGGTGCTTAATTTTATCAATAGATTTTTACAAGGCAACCTTGCAGGTACGAAGAACGTTTATCAAGGTGGTTTAGATATTTTGTCGCTGTTTTATCAAAACCAGCCGCAACAAGGTCATCTAATGCTAGCGGTTAGCCATGATACGTTGTTGTCGGCATTCTTGGGAGTCATGCTAGATCGAGAAGAGATTAACTGGGATGATTGGCCAAAGATGATGGAAGGGTCTTTTTTATGGTTTGACGATAAACCTTTTAGGGAGACTAATGCTTATTTCGTTTGGCGTGGTAAGGTTTATACTCGTTCCATCAAGACTTTGATTGATAGATATGAGTCGTCAAGTGACCAAGGTAGCAAGCTTATATTGCCCCCTGAAGTGAAGTGGACCTAG
- the rraA gene encoding ribonuclease E activity regulator RraA: MTKENFVTCDLLDANPESQVCLPNIEGKSFYSFGAKDKFCGEIVTVKCFEDNSRVKALLNSDGKDKNGEGKVLVVDGGGSMRCALLGDMIAQSAIDNGWAGVIVYGCVRDVDDMAQMDIGVMALGCIPRKSTRRDEGQIDLEISFGDLTLNSGMFVYADNNGIIASDKPLID, translated from the coding sequence ATGACCAAAGAGAATTTTGTCACTTGTGACTTATTGGATGCTAACCCAGAATCGCAGGTCTGTTTACCTAATATCGAAGGCAAATCGTTTTATAGTTTTGGTGCTAAAGATAAGTTCTGCGGTGAGATTGTAACCGTTAAATGCTTTGAAGATAATAGCCGAGTCAAAGCGCTATTAAATAGTGATGGTAAAGATAAAAATGGGGAAGGCAAAGTGCTGGTGGTTGATGGCGGCGGTTCTATGCGCTGCGCCTTGCTCGGTGATATGATTGCCCAATCCGCTATCGATAATGGCTGGGCGGGCGTAATAGTCTACGGCTGTGTCCGTGATGTTGACGATATGGCGCAGATGGATATTGGGGTTATGGCATTGGGGTGCATCCCGCGCAAATCAACTCGCCGTGATGAAGGGCAAATTGACCTTGAAATTAGTTTTGGTGATTTGACTTTGAACTCAGGAATGTTCGTTTATGCCGATAATAACGGCATCATTGCTAGCGATAAACCTTTGATCGATTAA
- a CDS encoding LapA family protein, whose amino-acid sequence MRFILFVLLFLSFAYALGLVLANNTEIGVNLLFSQAPAMNLGLLLILCMTLGIIIGMLLSLLIFRVLQNKWEISRLQKLNKNLQEQVAQANVVIDRQANAPTVEEAVYGATASNVHDEASTDPIETATLTKRKRE is encoded by the coding sequence ATGCGCTTCATACTGTTCGTCCTACTGTTTTTGAGCTTTGCTTATGCTTTGGGTTTGGTATTAGCAAACAATACCGAAATCGGCGTTAACCTGCTTTTCTCTCAAGCACCAGCTATGAATTTGGGGCTGTTATTAATACTTTGTATGACTTTAGGTATCATCATTGGTATGCTTTTATCTTTATTGATATTCCGGGTTTTACAGAATAAATGGGAAATATCACGCTTGCAAAAGTTAAATAAGAATTTACAAGAGCAGGTGGCGCAGGCCAATGTAGTTATTGATCGTCAAGCCAATGCTCCGACGGTAGAAGAAGCGGTATATGGAGCGACAGCCAGTAATGTGCATGATGAAGCCAGCACTGATCCTATTGAAACTGCTACGTTGACTAAGCGTAAACGAGAATAG
- a CDS encoding BCCT family transporter yields MNEHRKIPKHLLEKFRRRLYSTEHRVGDNNVKILGLDLHRPVFFTTAIAVVGFVLFALLLPQTANLWLNGAKDWVVNGFDWLFVSTANIMVIFCLILIVSPYGSIRIGGIYAKPDFNRRSWLSMLFAAGMGIGLMFWSVAEPLAYASGWAGTPLNIQADTPEAYRAAMGATMYHWGLHPWAIYAVVGLSLALFAYNFRFPLTMRSVFYPLFKEKTWGLPGHIIDILAVLATIFGLATSLGLGAQQAASGLNYLFGWNFAGNSLEIVIIISVTILATFSVARGLDGGVKLLSNINMMVALLLLLFVFFVGNSFGLLGKIAQTTVDYATYILPLSNPVGRSDNEFFHGWTVFYWAWWISWSPFVGMFIARISKGRTVREFITSVMLAPTLVTIVWMTVFGQSGLSQYKNQVGELAGGVSNASLTLFQMLENLPLGAITSLVAVVLVMVFFITSSDSGSLVIDTITAGGKLEASIMQRIFWAVAQGLIAIALLYGGGAEALKTIQSGSVSTGLPFTSILIVMCVSLWLGLRRIYKAREQMLSELEKY; encoded by the coding sequence ATGAACGAGCACAGAAAAATCCCCAAACATCTTCTTGAAAAATTTCGTCGCCGCCTATATAGCACCGAACATCGAGTGGGCGACAATAATGTAAAGATATTAGGCTTAGACCTGCATCGACCTGTATTTTTTACTACCGCAATTGCTGTGGTTGGTTTTGTATTATTTGCTCTGCTATTACCTCAGACCGCTAATTTGTGGCTAAATGGAGCCAAAGATTGGGTGGTGAATGGTTTTGATTGGCTGTTCGTCAGTACTGCCAATATTATGGTTATATTTTGCTTAATACTGATCGTTTCTCCTTATGGCAGTATTCGGATTGGCGGTATTTATGCTAAGCCTGATTTTAACCGGCGCTCCTGGCTTTCGATGTTGTTTGCTGCAGGAATGGGCATTGGCCTGATGTTTTGGAGTGTGGCAGAACCGCTAGCTTATGCTAGCGGCTGGGCAGGAACACCGCTTAATATTCAAGCAGACACCCCAGAGGCTTACCGTGCCGCCATGGGCGCAACTATGTATCACTGGGGTCTACATCCGTGGGCAATTTATGCAGTTGTCGGGTTATCATTAGCATTATTTGCTTATAACTTTCGCTTTCCGCTTACTATGCGTTCGGTCTTTTATCCGCTGTTTAAAGAAAAAACGTGGGGACTTCCTGGGCATATTATTGATATCTTGGCGGTTTTGGCTACTATCTTTGGTTTAGCTACTTCGTTAGGATTGGGCGCACAACAAGCAGCCAGTGGTCTTAACTACCTGTTTGGTTGGAACTTTGCTGGTAACTCGCTTGAGATTGTCATTATCATATCAGTCACTATTCTTGCCACATTTTCGGTGGCGCGCGGTTTAGACGGCGGAGTCAAGCTATTAAGTAATATCAATATGATGGTGGCTTTATTACTGCTTCTTTTTGTATTTTTTGTGGGTAATTCTTTTGGTCTGCTGGGGAAAATTGCTCAAACGACGGTCGATTATGCTACTTATATTCTGCCATTATCGAACCCAGTAGGCCGTAGCGATAACGAGTTTTTTCATGGCTGGACGGTGTTTTATTGGGCGTGGTGGATTAGCTGGTCACCGTTTGTAGGGATGTTTATTGCTCGTATCTCCAAAGGTCGTACCGTACGCGAGTTTATTACCTCAGTCATGTTAGCGCCTACTTTAGTCACTATCGTTTGGATGACTGTCTTTGGGCAGTCAGGGTTAAGCCAATATAAAAACCAAGTGGGCGAGTTGGCAGGCGGCGTTAGTAACGCCTCTTTAACGCTCTTTCAAATGCTCGAAAACTTGCCACTTGGCGCTATTACCTCATTAGTGGCGGTGGTTTTGGTTATGGTTTTCTTTATAACCTCATCAGACTCAGGCTCGTTAGTGATTGATACCATTACCGCTGGAGGTAAACTTGAAGCATCAATAATGCAGCGTATATTTTGGGCAGTTGCTCAAGGTCTAATTGCTATTGCTTTACTTTATGGCGGCGGCGCCGAGGCACTTAAAACCATTCAGTCAGGTTCAGTAAGTACTGGTCTACCCTTTACCTCAATACTGATTGTTATGTGCGTGAGTCTGTGGCTGGGGCTGCGGCGGATTTATAAAGCCCGCGAACAAATGCTCTCGGAGCTGGAGAAATACTAG
- a CDS encoding integration host factor subunit beta, translating into MQQAINKSDFINNLSSNCDTITETIVDDAVREILDLMVDTLVNDGRVEVRGFGSFCLHHRRARIGRNPKTGESVPVPAKAIPHFKPGKALREAVNEKVAL; encoded by the coding sequence ATGCAGCAAGCAATCAATAAATCCGATTTCATTAATAATTTGAGTTCCAATTGCGATACCATAACTGAAACTATTGTCGATGATGCCGTGCGTGAAATATTAGACTTAATGGTGGATACCTTGGTAAACGATGGTAGAGTGGAAGTGCGGGGGTTTGGAAGCTTTTGCTTGCATCACCGCCGTGCTCGTATAGGTCGTAATCCTAAGACTGGAGAAAGCGTGCCAGTACCCGCTAAAGCTATTCCACACTTTAAACCAGGTAAAGCATTACGTGAGGCGGTTAACGAAAAAGTAGCCCTATAG
- a CDS encoding metallophosphoesterase, which yields MKLQILSDLHIDSYVRQSHPMGHIPKTDADVILVAGDTANSDNGMPWLQEQAARLKVPLITISGNHEYFNEDVLHFDHKLATWDNYDFSTQTGVRFLQCQHIDIGEVRILGCTLWTDYQYQANEDTMMVAKRFMRDYKRIYAGGELFSPEVSMQIHAEHREWLKQALIEAKALDKKVVVMSHHSISPLSVSEKFATLPSNAAFVSDFSAWMHEPWAPTLWVHGHTHEAFDYRINNTRVLVNPRAYPNEVSSTALAFAWDKVIDIS from the coding sequence ATGAAATTGCAGATTTTAAGTGACTTACACATTGACAGTTATGTCAGACAATCACACCCGATGGGGCATATTCCAAAAACTGATGCAGATGTAATTTTAGTGGCTGGTGATACGGCAAATAGTGACAATGGGATGCCATGGTTACAAGAGCAGGCGGCACGATTAAAGGTGCCACTGATTACTATCTCCGGCAATCACGAGTACTTTAATGAAGATGTACTGCATTTTGATCATAAGCTAGCTACTTGGGACAATTATGATTTCTCTACCCAAACAGGAGTGCGCTTTTTACAATGTCAGCACATTGATATTGGTGAGGTGCGTATTTTAGGTTGTACGTTGTGGACCGATTATCAGTATCAAGCTAATGAGGATACTATGATGGTAGCCAAGCGTTTTATGCGCGACTATAAACGTATATATGCGGGCGGTGAGCTATTCTCGCCTGAGGTATCCATGCAGATACATGCTGAGCACCGCGAATGGCTTAAGCAAGCTCTGATTGAAGCTAAAGCGCTAGATAAAAAGGTTGTGGTCATGAGTCATCATAGTATCAGTCCATTATCCGTATCTGAAAAATTTGCGACCTTGCCTAGTAATGCTGCTTTTGTTAGCGACTTTTCTGCTTGGATGCATGAGCCATGGGCACCTACATTATGGGTACATGGGCATACTCATGAAGCTTTTGATTATCGAATTAATAACACTCGGGTGCTGGTAAATCCGCGTGCTTATCCTAACGAGGTGAGTAGCACGGCGTTAGCATTTGCGTGGGACAAAGTTATTGATATTAGTTAA
- the rpsT gene encoding 30S ribosomal protein S20: MANTAQARKRARQNTKRRQNSASQRSMVRTYLKRVDAAIEAKDYDAATEAYNKAVPVLDRMADKGIIHKNKAARRKSRLNKTIKGLQA; the protein is encoded by the coding sequence GTGGCTAATACTGCACAAGCTCGTAAACGCGCCCGTCAAAACACCAAACGTCGTCAGAACTCTGCGTCACAACGCTCAATGGTTCGTACTTATCTAAAGCGTGTTGATGCGGCAATCGAAGCAAAAGATTATGATGCAGCTACCGAAGCTTACAACAAAGCGGTACCTGTACTTGATCGTATGGCTGACAAAGGCATTATTCATAAGAATAAAGCTGCTCGCCGTAAGAGCCGTTTAAACAAAACCATCAAAGGCTTACAAGCTTAA
- the pyrF gene encoding orotidine-5'-phosphate decarboxylase: protein MSDFLITSPIIVALDNADMGTALTLADQLDPTLCRLKVGKELFTRCGPAIITALHQRGFEVFLDLKFHDIPNTTAQAVLAAADMGVWMVNVHASAGYDAMSLAKQRLLDNDYQTLLIAVTVLTSMSPDALAQIGVAGELETQVQRLAQLTKQADLDGVVCSAQEAQALKKLCGKDFKLVTPGIRLAEDNADDQHRICTPQQALSNGSDYLVIGRSITQAANPTAKLEKILQGIL, encoded by the coding sequence ATGAGTGATTTTTTAATAACATCGCCTATTATTGTCGCCCTAGATAACGCCGATATGGGCACAGCACTTACTTTGGCTGACCAGCTAGACCCTACCTTATGTCGATTAAAAGTAGGTAAAGAGTTATTCACCCGCTGTGGTCCTGCTATTATAACGGCGTTACATCAACGCGGTTTTGAAGTTTTTTTAGACTTAAAATTTCATGATATTCCTAATACAACGGCTCAAGCCGTGTTAGCAGCAGCGGACATGGGCGTTTGGATGGTTAATGTCCATGCCAGTGCAGGCTACGACGCAATGTCATTAGCGAAGCAGCGCTTATTAGACAACGATTATCAAACCTTACTCATCGCTGTGACGGTTTTGACCTCTATGAGTCCTGATGCGCTGGCGCAAATCGGGGTCGCTGGAGAGTTAGAGACTCAGGTACAGCGTTTAGCGCAACTGACCAAGCAAGCCGATCTTGATGGAGTAGTTTGTTCAGCGCAAGAAGCTCAGGCACTTAAGAAGTTGTGCGGAAAAGACTTCAAGCTAGTAACTCCGGGTATACGATTGGCGGAGGATAATGCAGATGATCAGCATAGAATCTGCACTCCGCAACAAGCACTAAGTAATGGCTCAGACTATTTGGTTATTGGTCGCTCAATCACGCAAGCAGCTAATCCAACGGCTAAGTTAGAAAAAATATTACAAGGTATTTTATAA
- the rpsA gene encoding 30S ribosomal protein S1, whose protein sequence is MESFAELFEASIEEQGLDIERGSVITGAVVAIDNDWITVDTGLKSEGIVAREEFLSEEGELEVEVGDSVDVVVEAVDNGMGQTLLSREKAKRVETWNVLEKIYDNDEIVKGIISSKVKGGFTVDVGSVRAFLPGSLVDVRPIRDTTHLEGKELEFKVIKLDQKRNNVVVSRRAVMEAENSAEREELLNKLEEGIEIEGIVKNLTDYGAFVDLGGIDGLLHITDMAWRRIKHPSEVVEVGQDLKVKVLKFDRERNRVSLGLKQLGTDPWDNVAGTYPVGSIVQARVTNLTDYGCFAEISEGIEGLVHVSEMDHTNKNIHPSKVVQVGDEVNVMILDIDEERRRISLGIKQTLPNPWEEFDKKHERGDKIEGTIKSITDFGIFIGLDGGIDGLVHLSDISWNETGEEAIRNYNKGDTVEAMVLSVDAEANRISLGIKQLSSDPFNEYLVANDRGAIVNGKVKDVDAKGATIELADEVEAYLRASEIQRDRVEDATKHLSVGDDVEAKIISVDRKTRNISLSIKAKDEAEERQAIKDLGSNAPQAASGSDAQPKTIGDLIKEQMQ, encoded by the coding sequence ATGGAATCATTTGCTGAACTATTTGAAGCGAGCATTGAAGAACAGGGTCTGGACATCGAGCGTGGCTCGGTTATTACAGGTGCTGTTGTGGCCATTGATAATGATTGGATCACAGTTGATACCGGTCTTAAATCTGAAGGTATCGTCGCTCGTGAAGAGTTTTTAAGCGAAGAAGGCGAACTTGAAGTTGAAGTTGGCGATAGTGTCGACGTGGTGGTTGAAGCGGTTGATAACGGTATGGGTCAGACCCTGCTGTCACGCGAAAAAGCCAAACGCGTTGAGACCTGGAATGTCCTTGAAAAAATCTATGATAATGATGAGATTGTAAAAGGTATTATTTCAAGCAAAGTAAAAGGCGGTTTCACTGTAGACGTGGGTTCAGTACGCGCGTTCTTACCAGGCTCATTGGTAGATGTACGTCCGATTCGTGATACTACGCATCTAGAAGGTAAAGAGTTAGAATTCAAAGTTATCAAACTTGATCAAAAGCGTAACAACGTTGTGGTTAGCCGCCGTGCCGTTATGGAAGCTGAAAACTCAGCTGAACGTGAAGAGTTATTGAATAAGCTTGAAGAAGGTATCGAGATCGAAGGCATCGTAAAAAATCTAACTGATTACGGTGCGTTCGTAGATCTTGGTGGTATCGATGGTCTACTACACATTACTGATATGGCATGGCGCCGTATTAAGCACCCATCTGAGGTGGTTGAAGTAGGTCAAGACCTAAAAGTTAAAGTATTGAAGTTTGATCGTGAGCGCAATCGTGTAAGCTTAGGTCTAAAACAGCTTGGTACTGATCCTTGGGATAACGTTGCCGGTACTTATCCAGTAGGTAGTATTGTCCAAGCTCGTGTAACCAACTTGACAGATTATGGTTGTTTTGCTGAAATCTCTGAAGGTATCGAAGGTCTAGTACACGTATCAGAGATGGATCATACCAATAAAAATATCCACCCTTCAAAAGTTGTACAAGTAGGTGATGAAGTCAATGTCATGATTCTTGACATCGATGAAGAGCGTCGCCGTATTAGCTTAGGTATCAAACAAACTCTACCTAACCCATGGGAAGAGTTCGATAAAAAGCATGAGCGCGGTGATAAGATTGAAGGTACTATCAAATCAATCACTGATTTCGGTATCTTTATCGGTCTAGATGGCGGTATCGATGGTCTAGTGCACTTATCTGATATCTCTTGGAATGAAACTGGCGAAGAAGCTATCCGCAACTATAATAAAGGCGACACCGTAGAAGCTATGGTATTGTCTGTAGATGCAGAAGCAAATCGTATCAGCTTAGGTATCAAGCAGTTAAGCTCAGATCCATTTAACGAATACTTAGTCGCTAATGACCGCGGTGCTATCGTTAATGGTAAAGTGAAAGACGTTGATGCTAAAGGCGCAACTATTGAACTTGCTGACGAAGTTGAAGCCTATCTACGCGCTTCTGAGATTCAACGTGACCGCGTTGAAGATGCTACTAAGCACTTGAGCGTTGGTGATGACGTTGAAGCGAAAATCATCAGTGTAGATCGCAAAACTCGTAACATTAGCTTGTCTATCAAAGCGAAAGATGAAGCCGAAGAGCGTCAAGCTATTAAAGACTTGGGTAGCAATGCACCACAAGCCGCTTCTGGCTCTGATGCCCAGCCAAAAACAATTGGTGATTTGATCAAAGAGCAAATGCAGTAA